Within the Dolichospermum compactum NIES-806 genome, the region AGTGCGATCGCCAGGCAATTCGGAGAAATCGCTATTTTTTTGTGCAGATTTCTCGTAAATTAGATTAAGTAGGAAATATACTTGTACCTTGCGGATCGAGGGGAAGCGATCGCACAATTGAGTCCATACCCATTGCCATCCAGGTATTTGCCATTGCTGTTTCTACGAATTTGGTATGACTTGTATTAACTAAAGCTAAGAGTGTGGGACCTGCGCCACTAATAACTATGCCATAAGCACCAGCAGCGACAGCCGCCGCATTCACAGCATCATAACCAGGAATTAAGGATTGGCGATAGGGTTGATGTAATTTATCTTGCAAGGCTGCTGTTAACCATTCTTCTCGATTAGTGGCTAAACCCCGCAATAATAAACCCAAATGAGAAATATTGAAAATTGCATCAGCGCGACTAACTTCTGTGGGGACAACCTTTCGTGCTTCTGCGGTTGATAACTCAAAGTTAGGAATTGCTACAACTGGAACTATATCCCGATGCCAGAGAATATCGCAAATTTCCCAACCTTTTTTGCTGGTAGCAGCCAGACGACAGCCACCTAATAACGCTGGTACTACATTATCAGGATGTCCTTCCATTGCGATCGCCAATTCCATCACCTGCAACTCAGACAAAGGCGAACCAGCCAACTCATTAGCCGCAACCAACCCCCCGACAATAGCAGTCGCCGAACTACCCAAACCTCGCGCCAAAGGTACACCCAATTTGATTTCTATTTTCACCGCCGGTGGTGTTTGTTCTATATATTCATATAACTTGATAAAAGCTTGATATAAAAGATTAGTCTCATCAGTTTGTACCTTTGCGGCTTCTAAACCAGAGACTTGAATAATTAACTCACCTGCATCAAGAACAGTAAACTTAAATTCGTTATACAGCTTTAAAGCTGCACCAATACAATCAAACCCTGGTCCCAAATTCGCCGTCGTCGCGGGAACTTTAACAGTAATGCTAGAAACTACAGACATTGAAGTTAATTGACAATTTCAATATGAACTACCCCATCTTACAGGTTTTTCGCTATCATCAGGATTATAATCAGCTAAAGCCTTTGTCTAATTTTCATAAAAGCCGCACCCGTCACTAAAGCCGCAAATTGTCCCCAGTAACTCACGCTAGAGAAGGAACTACCACCAGCCATATTTAAACTCCCTATGCCATAAAATGATTGCTGAATAAACCACCAAAATAAATACAAAATAGCTGGTACTTCCACAGGGATATACAAAACCAATAAAGTCAAAACTGAATATATTTTTGCCTGGGGAAATTTGATCAGATATGCACCCAAAATAGATGCAATAGCTCCATTCGCGCCAATAATTGGCATTATTAAATCGGGGGATAAAATAATTTGGACTATGCCAGAAAAAAAGCCAGAAGTTAAATAAAGTAGTAAATACTGTTTATGTCCTAAAATACGTTCGACCGTTTTCCCAAATACCCATAAAAACAGCATATTTCCTAAGATTTGGCTAAAACTACCATGCAGAAACAGCGATACAGGTAAAGAAAGTAGCCGCCAAAATACAATTACCCACGCCGCAGAATTGTAAAAAAAAGCGTTAGCAATTGCGATATTTATTTGAGATGGAATAATTCCCCAATTATTAATTAAATCTCCTAATTCATTACTCCAATCTAATTTAATTTCCCAGAAAAATATGACTATATTAATCCCAATCAACCAATAATTAATAATAGGCTTTTGCCAACTGCGAATATTATCATCTATAGGAATCATCTTGATTTTAACATTTAAGTTACTGATTTTTAACTACTAATTAATATTTTTCCCCATTTTCTCATTTTTGTGTGGCAAGATTATCATAATGTAACACAATGTTCAAATAGGCTCAGGAAATGCTAGGAAACACCCTTGTAGGCAGATACCAAATCACCAATTACCTGGGAGGTGGCGGATTTGGTGAAACTTATGTTGCTAATGATACTCAATTACCAGGCTCTCCTCAGTGTGTAGTTAAGAAACTTAAACCTC harbors:
- the thrB gene encoding homoserine kinase; translation: MSVVSSITVKVPATTANLGPGFDCIGAALKLYNEFKFTVLDAGELIIQVSGLEAAKVQTDETNLLYQAFIKLYEYIEQTPPAVKIEIKLGVPLARGLGSSATAIVGGLVAANELAGSPLSELQVMELAIAMEGHPDNVVPALLGGCRLAATSKKGWEICDILWHRDIVPVVAIPNFELSTAEARKVVPTEVSRADAIFNISHLGLLLRGLATNREEWLTAALQDKLHQPYRQSLIPGYDAVNAAAVAAGAYGIVISGAGPTLLALVNTSHTKFVETAMANTWMAMGMDSIVRSLPLDPQGTSIFPT
- a CDS encoding rhomboid family intramembrane serine protease; protein product: MIPIDDNIRSWQKPIINYWLIGINIVIFFWEIKLDWSNELGDLINNWGIIPSQINIAIANAFFYNSAAWVIVFWRLLSLPVSLFLHGSFSQILGNMLFLWVFGKTVERILGHKQYLLLYLTSGFFSGIVQIILSPDLIMPIIGANGAIASILGAYLIKFPQAKIYSVLTLLVLYIPVEVPAILYLFWWFIQQSFYGIGSLNMAGGSSFSSVSYWGQFAALVTGAAFMKIRQRL